A region of the Thermovirga sp. genome:
GGGCTGCCGACCCTGGAGATCTGGATCTTGATCTCGTCCCGCTTCTGCCTGGCTTCCTTAAGGGACACGTCAGGGTAGACGCCCGCAAAACGCGACCGAAATGAGCCACCCGCGCGGAACTTAAGATCCACTGGCGCGCTCTGAGAGATCCACATGGCACGCACCTGAAGAGCCACCCGCCGCGGCGGGACAGAGCCGGCTATTTCAAACTCCTGCCTGTAAGATCGAATTACTGCCGCAGGGCAGAATTCATCTCAGGAGGGATCAAGTTGTCAGAGTTTCTAACCATCCTTCGGCCGTCCACAGCGGCCTAAGCCAGCGCAAAGTTGCGGCAATGCACAAGGTTTCAAGGAATACGGTGTCGCTGTACCTCCAGCAAGGCCTTCCCAAGGGGGAGATCAACACTGACGACGGGCCTATCCGTCGCGGGACGCTTCTTTCAGGATGCCGGACTTCGACTACTACGCCGAGCCGTTCCGCGCCGAGAAGCTGCCCTCCTGGATCTCCCCCCCCGGCCATGTACACGCCTTTCAGTACCTGGGCGGCGTCCTCAAGGCTCTCGTACCGGACAACCTGAAGCTCGGCGTGAAGCGAGCGAACTTCTATGAGTCAGATCTGAACATAACGTATCAGGAGATGACGGCCTACTACTGAACCGTAATACTGCCGGCCCGCGTCTCCAAGCCAAAGGACAGGCCGCCTGCAGGCATATGCTGACTGAGCTACTCCCCGAAAACTGGACCAGGGTCTAAGGTGATAGGATAACCCCGGTGTAACAAATTCGGGGAGGGCACCGATACAGCCATGAGAAAGAGATACGATGCGGCATTCAAGGCCGAAGTAGTACTTGAAGCTCTTCGGGAACAGGGCACACTGGCGGAAATAGGCTCTAAGTACGGCATTCATCCAAACCAGATAATCCAATGGAAGAAGACCTTCCTCAAGAATCTTCCCGAGGTCTTCTCGAAGAAAAAGGATGACGAAACGGAGACCCTGAAGAAGCGAGAATCGGAACTTCGCCGCCAGATCGGCCAGTTGAAATACGAGGTCGACTGGTTGAAAAGAAAATCTGAGGAGCTCTGTTAGATCCGTCTCAAAGCTCAGAGATGCCCTGGAACCCGGAGAAGTAAAACTCGCGTCGGCAGTGCGAGCTTTTGGGACTAAACCGCTCCGGCATCTACGTAAAGAGAAAAGGAAATGGCGAAGAAACGTGTGAGAACCTGTATTTGATGGATCTTATGGACAGGCAGTACAGGAAGCACCCCATCTGGGGAGTAAAGCGCATGAAGTTCTGGCTTCAAAGAAAAGAGATCCGGGTCAACCTGAAACGGGTTAGAAGACTACTCCGTCTCATGGGACTTGAAGCGATCTACCTGAAGCCCAGACTCAGCAAGGGCAACCCTGAACACCGTATCTACACGTACCTCTTGAGGAACCTTGACATAAAACGACCAACCAGGTCTGGTGCTCGGATATCACGTATGTGCGCATGGGCAAGGGCTTCCTTTATCTCACGGTCATAATGGACTGGCTCAGCCGCAAGGTCCTGTCCTGGGAGCTTTCGAACACCCTGGATACGAGTTTTTGCGCAAGCGCTCTGAAAGAAGCGCTTAAGAGATATGGGAAGCCTGAGATCTTCAACACTGACCAGGGCTCCCAGTACACGAGCAAGGATTTCACGGACATCCTGAAGGATAACGGGATCGATATCAGCATGGATGGCAGAG
Encoded here:
- a CDS encoding transposase is translated as MPDFDYYAEPFRAEKLPSWISPPGHVHAFQYLGGVLKALVPDNLKLGVKRANFYESDLNITYQEMTAYY
- a CDS encoding transposase — protein: MRKRYDAAFKAEVVLEALREQGTLAEIGSKYGIHPNQIIQWKKTFLKNLPEVFSKKKDDETETLKKRESELRRQIGQLKYEVDWLKRKSEELC
- a CDS encoding IS3 family transposase, translated to MGLNRSGIYVKRKGNGEETCENLYLMDLMDRQYRKHPIWGVKRMKFWLQRKEIRVNLKRVRRLLRLMGLEAIYLKPRLSKGNPEHRIYTYLLRNLDIKRPTRSGARISRMCAWARASFISRS
- a CDS encoding DDE-type integrase/transposase/recombinase produces the protein MGKGFLYLTVIMDWLSRKVLSWELSNTLDTSFCASALKEALKRYGKPEIFNTDQGSQYTSKDFTDILKDNGIDISMDGRGRALDNVFVERLWRTVKYGEVYLKEYCNPLEARTNLGEFFVHYNEERPHHGLGYMTPSEVYSGQGAGKLVNY